The segment GTATTTATTGTATCTGACATCATGATTTATTAATCTGAATTCATTAATTATTATTGGATGGACCATGGCCATTGATATTTATGGAGGAGTAATTTTTGATTGACATAAATCCTCAACGTACCCTGGTACGGTACAATGTAAGGATAGAGCAGGAAATGACGCCTGAAGAGGTTGCAGAGGGCTTGTTCCCTGCAGATGAAGCTATACGTGAGGTCGCAAGGGCGGTTTTTAATGGCGATGAAGATGAAGTTGTGGAGAGTCTTAAGAATGCCATTGACAAAGGTAAGGACCCTCTGTCTCTGATAAATAATGCACTTATGGTAGGGATGGAGGTAGTTTCAACACTTTATGATGATAATATGCTTTACCTTCCTGATGTTATTATCTCAGCCCAGGCAATGATCGAAGGAATTGAGTTCTGTAAGGAGCAGTCGGGAGAGGAACACGAATACAAGGGTAAGATAATTTCATATGTTGTGGAGGGTGATATTCACGACATCGGCAAGAAGATCGTAACAGTGCTTCTCAGGGCAAAAGGGTATGAGGTCATTGATCTTGGAAAGGATGTTCCTGTCGAAGAGGTTATATCTGCTGTGAAAAGAGAGAAACCTATCATGGTTACCGGAACTGCTCTTATGACAACTACAATGTCTGCATTCAGTGATGTAAATTCACGTCTTCTTGATAGTGATATTAATGTTCCCGTGGTATGTGGCGGGGGTGCAGTTAACCAGGATTTCGTTTCCCAGTACGATCTTGGTCTCTATTGTGAAGAAGCAGCGGATGTTCCGAAGATCGCAGATGCTATTCTGAAAGGATTTGATATTGAAAGCCTCAGGAAGGAGTTCCACAAACATTGATGGTGGTTTATTCATGGATATAAAACGCTACACAAAAATGGCATATGATGATTTTGAGGACATGGTCTTCGGACATTGTCCTAATCCTCTAAGTACGGGTTTTGATCTGGAGATCGGAGCTGGTTACACTTCTGCAGAGGTGAATTATGCACCCAGACCTTCATCAGGAAAGTCTAAAGAAACGCTTGTTGCAGAATATGAGAAGATCACAACTGACGTCCTTCAAAGGATGGTTCAGGTGGGTTTCCCTTCTGTGGTGCTTGAGACCGAACATGTTCTTCCAATGACAATGAACCCTGAGTGGGGAGCAGAGATATCACATGCTCAGAAGGCAATAATGGAAGAATATTATGATGAATACGGTATCAAATGTGCATTGCGTACTACTCTTGCTGACATCCGTGGAGGTCGTGAGACCCTTGACCTGCGTGGTGATCACTATGATATTCTTATGGAATCGTTTGATCAGGTAGCATCCAGTGGTTCCGATATGCTGTCCATTGAATCGCTTGGTGGGAAGGGTGCTTTTGACAATGCAATTCTCCATAATGACATTCCGGGAATCTTGTTCTCCATAGGAATTCTTGGAACTCTTGATGTTGAATATCTCTGGTCTGAGATTAGCAGTATTGCAAAAAAGCACAATGTGATCGCCGCAGGAGATACTGATTGTTCCCAGGCCAATACTGCAATGTTCATCGCAGGAGGTCTTCTTGACAGGAAACTCGCACATACTATGGCTATAGTGGCAAGAGCAATCTCAGCACCAAGATCACTCGCAGCATATGAAGCAGGAGCTGTAGGACCCGGTAAGGATTGCGGATATGAAAACACGATCATAAAAGCAATTGCTGGTGTACCTATCTCGCAGGAAGGAAAAGCTTCAACCTGTGCACACTCTGATGTCATGGGTAACCTTGTCATGCAGTGCTGTGATCTCTGGTCCAATGAGTCCGTGGAGTACCACGGTGAATTTGGTGGAACGAGCGTCCAGTGCTGGGGTGAAACATTATCCTATGATTGCTCTATGCTGAACACGGCTATTGAAGCCGGTTATACAAAAGTCTTCAGGGATGTGCTAATGGCCTCGGACAGATATCGTGATCCTCAGTCCTTCATACTTGCATTTGATAATGCGTACAGGATCGGAGAGGCCATTGTAAAGGATGGTGACGACATCTACCTCCGTTCAAAGAACGCTGCAATTAAAGCCTGCGAGCTTGTTGAGAGGGGTTCAAGGGGTCAGCTGGAGCTTTCCAGGTTCGAGAAAGCATCTCTGACAAAAGCTATCAAGGCGCTTCACTCTATGACTGATGAAAAGGATGCTTTCATTGATGAGCAGATGGAAATATTCAAGGCTTCAATGCCTGAATTCAGGCCCGAAAATTATGGTTACTGAGAAGATATCTTCTCATATTTTACTTTTTGTTCCTGCTGTTCTGGATTATTTGTTTGTCAGGATTTTTCTTGAAATATCTGAATATCTGATTCATTGTGCCATTAAAACAAAGAGGGATTACTAATGCAATATAGTCTGGGCATTGATGCGGGTGGAACATATACGGATGCAGTGATCATTAGGGATTCGGACGGGGGAGTGGTAGATGCAAAAAAAGCTTTTACCACATATCCCGATCCTCTGGGAGGAATAAAAAATGTACTGGACTCCCTTGATAAAGAATATTTAAGAGATGTAAGTCTTGTATCCGTTTCCACCACTCTCTCGACCAACTCTCTCCTTGAAGGGACCGGTGACCCTGTGGGGCTTATACTTGTGGGTGACCATCCTGTTGAAAAAGAATTTCCAACCAGGAATGTGATTTTAGTATCCGGTGGGCATGATCATAACGGGGAGGAGCTAACACCTCTGGATATAGATACAATCCGGGATTTTGTTCTGTCAACAAAGGACGACGTAGCAGCCTATGCAGTCTCAGCTAATTTCGGAACCCGTAATCCGGAGCATGAACTTCAGACAAAGGACCTGATACGGCAATTAACCTCCATGCCTGTGGTATGCGGGCATGAACTCTCCCAGGAACTAGGAGCATATGAAAGGGCAGTGACAGCTTTCTTGAATGCCCGTCTAATACCTATAACTACGATTTTTGTTAATTCTGTGACCTCTGACATAAAAAGGAGGGGTATAGATGCCAGGATGCTGATACTAAGGTGTGATGGTTCCGTGGCTAATGTGGAGGATGCCCTTAACAAACCTATTGAAACAATATTTTCGGGTCCCGCTGCAAGCCTGTTAGGCGCTTCCCATCTTTCACGCAAAGATACCTGTGCAGTCATTGATGTAGGCGGGACGAGCACTGATCTCTTATCCATTTACAATGGTGTTCCGGAGATAAGCAAATCCGGGGCCATTGTTGGTGGCTGGAAGACTCGGGTGAAAGCCATAAAGATGGAAACTTCGGCAATGGGAGGAGATAGTCATGTATGGGTAAAGGGGGGAATGGTACACATAGGCCCCAGGAGGGTAATGCCTTTGTGTGTTGCTGCTGTGCAGTATGCTGGTTTCCTTGAAAAGCTCAGGCATAACAAGATGTTATCCCGGGAAGATCTGAACGAGAGTTACCAGCAGACCAAGTTCTTTGTAAAGACCGGATATGAGGCATTTGGAATTGACAATTCAGAGAAAGAAGTGCTGGTTTTCATTGACTATGAACCCACATCTATCAACGATATCTCAAGACTGCTTAAAAGAACACCATCCAGTTCCGTCCTGGAATCCTTAACTCAAAAGAGATTGATACAGGCTATCGGTTTTACTCCCACGGATGTACTGCATGTAAGAGGGGAGTACGATGCCTGGGACGATAATGCAGCCCATAGGGGGGCGGAGATGCTTTCAAAAATGGTTCGGATGGGTAAATACGAATTCTGCGATCATATAAAGGACATGGTTACGAAGAATATGGCGTTGAACCTACTGTCTTTCACACTGCCAGATACGCCTAAGAATGCAATAGAGAACATTCTAGGGGGCAAATATCCGGTAAAATTTAAACTGGAGATCCCGGTTGTGATGATAGGTGGACCCGTTAGTTCATATCTTGATGAACTGAAAAGGGTAATAGAAGCCGAGATCATAGTTCCTGATCTTGCCGCCGTTGGGAATGCCATGGGGGCACTGGTTGGAAAAGGTATCAAAAGGGTCGAGATCAACATTAGGCCATTCTCTTTAATGTCACCTGATGAAGATTTCCTTGTATTCTCCCCTGTTGGAAGGGAACGTTTTGAAAACTATATCGAAGCACTGGACTTTGCCACTGATATGGGAAAGAAACTTGTCAGGGATTATGTAAGCAAATGTGGAATTCCAGATAGACAGATACATATCTCCACAACCAAAAAAGTCATTTCTCCTGATGGGTGGAGTCACTATCCTATGGAAACGAAATTGGTTATTGTAGGAGTTGGGACACCTTTACTGGCATTGAAATGATAGAATTTCTAGTTCGGATAGATGTTCTGCTAATATTTAATTTCAGCTTTTTTAGAAAAGTATAAAAATGTAATTAAGTTCAAATTCGATTTGAAATTGTATCTAATACTTTTAATATGGAGCTTGGGCCGGGGCTTATTGTAAGGCCATCTGATGATTTACAAAGGAATATGTTTTTGGTCCAGTAGGTTTCTGTGATGTAGAGGGATAATCAATAATTAGTTGGTTTAAGCCTTAACGAATAACTGTTCATATCAAAAATGTCTGACTTTCCTTTCCGATGTCTACTTTTTCTCTTTAGAATGGGTTAATATTTGTCCTCATCCAAGTGCGGCACAAAGCAATTTTCCTGTTGTAGGGACATTTGTTTGTTGAGGTATGCGTTGCACAGAATGTTTATATTTAAGTGATTTGACATTTGAATGTATAAATAATAATAAATTTTTATTATATATTCTATTTTATGTTATGATCTTCTCCTTATCTTTGATATTTTATGACAAAACAATTTTTGATTATCTCTTTTTATTTTAATTAATTGTGTTGTTTGATGCTGCTTTTCTCTTCTGTTCTTAAAAGCTTATTATGTTATCCCATATATGAAAGTTTCTATTTTGATGTGTATGCTTTTTCCGCTATTGTGTATTTTCTAAATTAGTAATCAAAATCATTAGAGCTATTATAATTTTAATTAAAAAATAATCTTATGTTATATTATCGATTTCTTTTTATATCAGTTTAGAATGAGCACAAATCATTGATATTATATAAGTATATTCATACCAAATTAACTTATTATTTTAAAATTGTTGTTAATTAAAAGATATTTTCGATATCAATAAGACTAATTATTATAAATTTTCTCTGTTAAATCTTATTTTATAAACCCAATATGTATATATACTAAAAAAAGTCAAACCAAACATTTATATATTATATTTCAAAACGGTTCTTTGGGTTTCAGAATGAATCCCACTGATTGGATCGATGACGATTTTCTAACTGGATGAATGATCGTCTCTATATTTAGAAAAAAATAAAGGAAGTAGAAAATGACCAGTTTCGATTTAGACCCCAGTGAAATTCTGGTAAGGTATAATGTAAAAATGGAAAAGGCCATGACGCCTGAAGATGCAGCAGCTGAACTCTATCCAACCGAGGAGTTATACAGGCCAATTGCAGAAGCGATCTTTGAAGGTGAGGAAGACGACGTTATTGAAGGTCTTGAGGCTGCTATCGATGCAGGTAAGGACCCAATTGCATTGATCGACGATGCTCTTATGGTAGGTATGAAGGTTGTTACAGATCTGTATGACCAGGGTATAATTTTCCTGCCAAATGTCATGATGTCTGCAGACGCAATGCTTGATGGTATTGAGTTCTGTAAAGAGCAGTCCGACGAAACACCTGTTGCAAAGGGCAAGGTCGTCTGCCACGTAGCAGAAGGAGATGTACACGATATCGGAAAGTCCATTGTAGCTGCACTTCTCAGAGCAAACGGATACGAGGTAGTCGACCTTGGCCGTGACGTTCCTGTAGATGAAGTTATTGAGGCTGTCAAAGCTGAGAACCCAATCATGCTTACAGGTACTGCACTGATGACAACAACAATGTATGCTTTCAAGGCTGTCAACGACAGGCTTCTTGAAGCAGGAATAAAAATCCCATTCGCCTGTGGCGGTGGAGCAGTTAACCAGGACTTCGTAACTACCTACGAGCTTGGTGTCTATGGTGAGGAAGCAGCTGACGCACCAAAGATCGCAGATCAGATCGTTGCTGGTGCAGCTCTTGATGCACTGAAAGAGGAATTCCACAAACACTGAGGAGTGAGAAAAATGGCAATCAACAGATACACAAAAATGGCATATGGCAGTGCAGATGAATTGATGTTCGGTAAGTCCAAGTTCCCTGTAAAAGCAGGACTTGACCTTGAGATCGGTGGTGGATACACTTCCCCTGAAGTTAACTATGCTCCAAGGCCGGAAGCTGGTGAATCTAAGGAGAAGCTCGTCAAGGAATACCAGAGGATCACCACAGATATCATGAACCGTATGGTCCAGGTAGGTTTCCCATCTGTAGTACTTGAGACAGAACACGTCGAACAGATGACCAACAACCCAACCTGGGGAGGAGAGGTCGCACACGCACAGAAAGAAATCATGGAAGAGTTCCACGATGAATACGGCATCAAATGTGCATTAAGACACACCCCTGGTGACATCCGTGAAGACCGTGACTACCTTGGACTCAGGGGCGACAAGTTCAACGTCCTTATGGAATCCTTTGAAGAAGTAGCAGCAAACGGTGCAGATCTTCTTTCAGTTGAGTCAATGGGTGGTAAGGAGATCTTCGACTATGCTATTCTGAGGAACGATGTTCCAGGTATGCTCTATGCAATCGGCTGTCTCGGTACCATGGATATGGACTTCCTCTGGCAGGAGATCGCAAGCGTTGCAAAGAAGAACGGTGTAGTTGCAGCCGGTGACACAGACTGTTCCGAAGCAAACACTGCAATGTTCATTGGTGGCGGTCTTCTTGACAAGAACCTTGCACACACACTTGCAATCATTGCAAGGGCAATCTCAGCACCAAGATCACTCGCAGCATACGAGGCAGGAGCTGTAGGTCCAGGTAAGGACTGTGGATATGAGAATCCTATCATAAAGGCGATCACAGGTATGCCAATGACACAGGAAGGTAAGAGCTCAACCTGCGCACACTCTGATGTCATGGGTAACCTCATCATGCAGTGCTGTGACCTCTGGTCCAACGAGTCTGTGGAATACCACGCTGAGTTTGGTGGTACATCCGTACAGTGCTGGTCAGAATCCCTTGCATATGACTGTGCTTTGATGAACACTGCACTTGTAACAGGTCAGGACAAGGTTCTCAGGGATCTTATGGTACTCTCTGATAAATACAGGGACCCACAGGGCTATGTTCTTGCATATGACAACGCATACCGCGTTGGTGAAGCAATCGTCAAGGACGGAAACGACATCTACCTCCGTGCAAAGAATGCTGCACTTGAGTCTGTAAAGATCATGGAAGAAGGCGCTGCTGGAAAGCTCGAGCTCACAAGGTTCGAGATGGGTGCACTTAATGATGCAAAGAATGCACTTGAAGCACTTACAGACGATCAGGAAACCTTTATGAGTGACTGCATGACAAAGTACAAGGAAGAAGTCAAGGTGTTCCTGCCTGAGAACTACGGTCTCTAAGCAGACTACTGAAAAGTTTTTCCAGACGTGGACAGTAGCCCCGGTCCCCTCGGGGCTACTTTTCATTACCTTGAATAATTATTCTTGTGTTACAGACATTTTCAAGAACTTTATCACTAATGCGGTTACATCCTTCCATA is part of the Methanococcoides methylutens MM1 genome and harbors:
- the mtaB gene encoding methanol--corrinoid protein co-methyltransferase MtaB, yielding MDIKRYTKMAYDDFEDMVFGHCPNPLSTGFDLEIGAGYTSAEVNYAPRPSSGKSKETLVAEYEKITTDVLQRMVQVGFPSVVLETEHVLPMTMNPEWGAEISHAQKAIMEEYYDEYGIKCALRTTLADIRGGRETLDLRGDHYDILMESFDQVASSGSDMLSIESLGGKGAFDNAILHNDIPGILFSIGILGTLDVEYLWSEISSIAKKHNVIAAGDTDCSQANTAMFIAGGLLDRKLAHTMAIVARAISAPRSLAAYEAGAVGPGKDCGYENTIIKAIAGVPISQEGKASTCAHSDVMGNLVMQCCDLWSNESVEYHGEFGGTSVQCWGETLSYDCSMLNTAIEAGYTKVFRDVLMASDRYRDPQSFILAFDNAYRIGEAIVKDGDDIYLRSKNAAIKACELVERGSRGQLELSRFEKASLTKAIKALHSMTDEKDAFIDEQMEIFKASMPEFRPENYGY
- the mtaC gene encoding methanol--corrinoid protein MtaC, which produces MIDINPQRTLVRYNVRIEQEMTPEEVAEGLFPADEAIREVARAVFNGDEDEVVESLKNAIDKGKDPLSLINNALMVGMEVVSTLYDDNMLYLPDVIISAQAMIEGIEFCKEQSGEEHEYKGKIISYVVEGDIHDIGKKIVTVLLRAKGYEVIDLGKDVPVEEVISAVKREKPIMVTGTALMTTTMSAFSDVNSRLLDSDINVPVVCGGGAVNQDFVSQYDLGLYCEEAADVPKIADAILKGFDIESLRKEFHKH
- the mtaB gene encoding methanol--corrinoid protein co-methyltransferase MtaB encodes the protein MAINRYTKMAYGSADELMFGKSKFPVKAGLDLEIGGGYTSPEVNYAPRPEAGESKEKLVKEYQRITTDIMNRMVQVGFPSVVLETEHVEQMTNNPTWGGEVAHAQKEIMEEFHDEYGIKCALRHTPGDIREDRDYLGLRGDKFNVLMESFEEVAANGADLLSVESMGGKEIFDYAILRNDVPGMLYAIGCLGTMDMDFLWQEIASVAKKNGVVAAGDTDCSEANTAMFIGGGLLDKNLAHTLAIIARAISAPRSLAAYEAGAVGPGKDCGYENPIIKAITGMPMTQEGKSSTCAHSDVMGNLIMQCCDLWSNESVEYHAEFGGTSVQCWSESLAYDCALMNTALVTGQDKVLRDLMVLSDKYRDPQGYVLAYDNAYRVGEAIVKDGNDIYLRAKNAALESVKIMEEGAAGKLELTRFEMGALNDAKNALEALTDDQETFMSDCMTKYKEEVKVFLPENYGL
- the mtaC gene encoding methanol--corrinoid protein MtaC yields the protein MTSFDLDPSEILVRYNVKMEKAMTPEDAAAELYPTEELYRPIAEAIFEGEEDDVIEGLEAAIDAGKDPIALIDDALMVGMKVVTDLYDQGIIFLPNVMMSADAMLDGIEFCKEQSDETPVAKGKVVCHVAEGDVHDIGKSIVAALLRANGYEVVDLGRDVPVDEVIEAVKAENPIMLTGTALMTTTMYAFKAVNDRLLEAGIKIPFACGGGAVNQDFVTTYELGVYGEEAADAPKIADQIVAGAALDALKEEFHKH
- a CDS encoding hydantoinase/oxoprolinase N-terminal domain-containing protein, which produces MQYSLGIDAGGTYTDAVIIRDSDGGVVDAKKAFTTYPDPLGGIKNVLDSLDKEYLRDVSLVSVSTTLSTNSLLEGTGDPVGLILVGDHPVEKEFPTRNVILVSGGHDHNGEELTPLDIDTIRDFVLSTKDDVAAYAVSANFGTRNPEHELQTKDLIRQLTSMPVVCGHELSQELGAYERAVTAFLNARLIPITTIFVNSVTSDIKRRGIDARMLILRCDGSVANVEDALNKPIETIFSGPAASLLGASHLSRKDTCAVIDVGGTSTDLLSIYNGVPEISKSGAIVGGWKTRVKAIKMETSAMGGDSHVWVKGGMVHIGPRRVMPLCVAAVQYAGFLEKLRHNKMLSREDLNESYQQTKFFVKTGYEAFGIDNSEKEVLVFIDYEPTSINDISRLLKRTPSSSVLESLTQKRLIQAIGFTPTDVLHVRGEYDAWDDNAAHRGAEMLSKMVRMGKYEFCDHIKDMVTKNMALNLLSFTLPDTPKNAIENILGGKYPVKFKLEIPVVMIGGPVSSYLDELKRVIEAEIIVPDLAAVGNAMGALVGKGIKRVEINIRPFSLMSPDEDFLVFSPVGRERFENYIEALDFATDMGKKLVRDYVSKCGIPDRQIHISTTKKVISPDGWSHYPMETKLVIVGVGTPLLALK